In Perca fluviatilis chromosome 19, GENO_Pfluv_1.0, whole genome shotgun sequence, the genomic window tacaataaagtgaggtcattttctgaatttaccagaatgttctagctgttctattatttgcctttaaccacttagtcattatatccacattatgaTGGTTATTTATCCAAAATCTAAATGTGGAAGATATTTTGTGAatgcaccaattgtcaaccttacaatatcgacatcgaggtgtttggtcaaaaatatcgtgatatttgattttctccatatcgcccagccctagttatatGGTGGATCAAACTGACCTGATCTAGGATGCGACCCATCCTGTCGAAGAGGACCTTGAGGAAGTGGCCCTCAAAGAACGGGCTGTCCAAGTTACACTTCTCCAGCGGCTTTGGATTTCCCCTCCAGTCCCACCGCTGGCAGACCCCACAATAGTCCCTGAACTGAGGAGAACAGTTCACCTACACTTAGCATCTCTTTTACTAgtgacacacatacaaaactgATGAGCAACAGTAGGGAGTTCCAAATcgcatactttttctttttactttcagtaTGTTCTGCAGCTGCCATCAcatatggtgcgttctttttgtcttgtaatcgcgactagtagctcgagcgtgacgtcacatctgtgtcgaaaaacgaataaccgggggttgttgcgttctttttgtcacaatactacgagtcggagaaaagatggatttttgtaacatttttagtaacatttaggattctattcacccagttattgacatattacacacatatttcacagtttgatacatgaaaattacgttttgattaacgttaacgttaggctactgctctactttctgctcaagactccgcttaaagccgttgttgtcatatagcaaccgagcgtctctagccaatttcacctgcacaagctacaaaataactaatcaggcggtatttaactcctaataagactgtagcgacatgcctataggtggcagtatacagcgctatgtgtacgacttcttcatttggttacaacaaagacaaaagtgcttaaaaattgtagaaaaccacaatgtttactacgtgtgatgcacgacgtagccatctttgaaagtgagctcggggtcctctgagttcagacgacttgagtcatatatacgacctcggggacgttctttttgcaacttccgggtcgtaactccggaaaacgactcgtaaaacgacttcggtggacaaaaagaacgcaccaataGTATGTAgtgttgcatgcagtatgcatACAAGTGGGACATACTACTTCTTCATAACATTGCACcttgaactttgaccctcttGCTCATATATGTTGCGCAAAGAGTTGTGTGACAGAATTGCCAGAAAAGCATGCGGGCTTGCATACTGCAAAATCTAATCAGATGCAGTAGGACATCCTATTAATTCTGACAATGCATTTGACATATTGTGTACTGGGACATACTGAATCTTTTTCTGGCATACTAAATAGTGTGGATATTGGAACACAGGGTTTATCCATGGACTTGCCTCAGCAATTAGTTAAAGGGCGAAAGACCTGGGGACAAACACTAAACCAGAATGTTCAGCTTGCTGTTAGTCCAGTGCATCTCAAGCCTTAAATGTACTGTAGAATGAGCCttacctgtctgtgtgcatCTCTGAGGTAGGTGTCATAGCCTGTGCCTTCAACGTGATAAGATGACTTTGCCTCATCCGGCACCAAACACAGGAAACTGCAGGCGACAGAACttaagtttataaaaaaaaaagaaaaaaaaagactccacCTGATGTATGTTGTATGGGGAGCAGACTGTACCTGTTGACAATTTTGTGGACCTCCGTCTTCCCGTCACACTTTGAGTGATCAGGACTCTGTGGGGGAGAGGAGCTGAGCCAATCAGAACCAGACAGCCGGCTGTCTGGAGAGAGGTCATCTCCAAACAGTGGATCCTCCTCAAGgtctctgtttaaaaaaataaaataaaaaataaaattcatgTTCATTAACAAGTATTTATTATTATGAGAACATAATCAGATTTGGATCAGTTACTGAGGTTAACAAACCATGTTCACTTTTCATTTGGTTTTATGCATCTCTAAATGTAAGCCATTATAAGTTCTACTCCCCATTCTAGTAGGAGATGAAATGAGAAGTCCACTTTGTCTGTATTCTTATGTCTAGTTAAAAGGGGGAAATATGTGGGGTGTTTTAATGGAATGATGGGATGGCATTTTAGGGCTCTTTGGGCTTGCATGGCCCCTTTGAGTTCTGGTACGTAATGTGGAAAGTGAATGAATGTTTACAAAGAGATGAAGTTTTACTTGGACATGGCAAGTTAAAATGGATGAGTTTACTGTATCTGCAAGTATGTTAACGGTAGCTCATCTCACCCTCTACAAACTACAATCATGTCAACCTGGTATTTTGGTATTGCATTGTAATACCTTTGCATGAACACTAATAAGCCATGTAACACTGCATTCACGTAAAACATCAATATACTAGCAAGCTATTGCTCATTATGCATCAACTGATCATTTAAAAGTCATCAGTGGCTGACATGCATTTCCCACTAACCATGGCTTAAAATGATTGAAACAAAAACTAAGGACAAGTTTAGTTGAATTGGTGgcacatttgaaaaacacagcTAGTAGATGCATTCACTTTATTTccactgttgtgtgtttgtgcagatgATTTTTCCAGGCAGGATTTTAAGGCAGGCCCTTACACAGCATCATGGGGCTGCCCGTTCTCCAGGGGCTCCCGCTCCTCCTGTGGTTTGTTCTCCAGGTAGTTCCTCTCTTCCAGGCTACGCAGCAACAAGCTGTGGAGGATGTGCTGGCTGGGCTTCTGGATCAGGTGCTCAAACAGCCGCAGTGTCATGATGCTGATCTGGGGACACAGGAGGAGGAATAGGCTTAGCTCTCGCTATAAACCCAGAGTAACATGCCAAGTATTTGCTCACCAACATGAAAGTAGACCAAACATCAAAGGAGATGATTCATCTCACTTGTGTGATGAAAACATGTGCAATGGCTCTGTCAAATACTAATTAAAATTCAATGTGCTCATCATATGAGTCACTGGAACTCAGAATACTTGAAGGGCAGATGGCCACTTGTGCTTTTGAATACTAAACAAGTAAAAGAAGTTATGAATTCATGATACACATTTATGTGATAACGAGAgggtcaaataaaaaataaaaaaagactttaaTGAGTATGATCAGCAAGACATAAATGATGTTAAAGGTTCTTTCATTAGCAGGACAAGGTACCTCATCTGACAGGTGGTCGCAGTGCTCGATGAGTCTGTGTCTGAGTGGATTCCGAGCCATAGTAGCTTGAGTCTCTGGCTCCCTCTCTTCTCCCAGCAAGAAGTAAATCATCTCCTGCAGTAAAGCCTCCGACGTCACCTGCCTGATGATCCTGTTCAGCAGGGCAGTGGAGGTCAGGATGCCCACCTCGGACCTATGTGCACCCACAAACGCACCACGTGTTAATGAGCAGTCACGAAACATAACACTGACAAGACTAAGAATTTCAATAAAAGGATGATTGATTGGTGATTCAAAGCTTGACTCACGTCTGCATAAGCTGTGGTTCCATAACAGATACAAAGAATTTTTCTCTCACAGCTTTTGCCATCACTGCAGCTGCTGACTGGAagacagtgaaaaaaaaaaaaaaaacataattgagCCTTCTGTGGCTTTCAGGCACAAAAACAACTTCCAAGTTCTTTTATTGTATTGATTCTGACTACAATATAACACATCAAAACAGTGAGTCAGCATTAGTTAAGGACCTTCTGAGCCTCCTTGATGAGTTGGTCACAGTAATCTAGCCAGGACAGGAAGGAGATGAGAGCCCTCTTCCCTGTGAAGACGGCAGCATCCTCCTTCAGGTTATACACGTCCAGACtgaaaaatagagaaaaaaggTTCAAACATTAAAAGGGTTGATTTTATCCACTGGAAATAGCATTTCACAGAGAATGCTATTTATGGGCTACCTGCTCAAATTAAATCAAAGTTTCATATGATGACACAACTGAAATGTCTGCAAGACAAGACATTAAATATGTGGTTATAGAAAGTAAACACTAGAAAGGAATGTACCCCCAGTTGACCGACTCCACTGTCTCAATGTCCAAGGGGTCCATGGACTGGGGCAGGGCTTTATAGAAGGAgaccagcctgtcagtcaggagCTCACAGAGCTCCGTGTTTTCAGTTAAACACTTGGCAGCTGCAGGCTCTGGTAAACTGACCAGCAGCATCAGGCCCTCACATGCCTTCACCACTATCCTGCCATCCTGAGTAGGGAAGACATGCATACAactcatgaatacaaatattCATGTCAAATAAAGACTTACTTAAATACATGCCAAAGTTCCTCGCATGGGGATTACTTACAGGGCTCTTTGTGAGGTTGAGCAGCGAGGTGACAAGATTGTAATTGTTGCCGTTATTATGGTTACTGCTTGGACTAGAGGTagaggcagcagcagcctgAGGCTCGTCAGCCTGTTCCTCTGGCCGAGACTGACCAGTGTCTGGAGCCAACACATTCTCCTTCACCACCTCCGTCCCTCCTGGAGTCCTTGTATCAGGTCTCTTTGACTTGTTCTGTAAATAACATCCAAAATAAAAGATATTCTCTGAACTATGTGCTTAGAAATTGTGCAAGGCTCTTACTTTTGCTAGTAATATATACAAATTAATATTTATGAATttgctacatttttttttctcctcctggTGTCATCGCAACTCACCTCAAGGAAGAAGTCGACAAGGTATGGGTCCTGCTTCAGTTTG contains:
- the fhip2a gene encoding protein FAM160B1 isoform X1, with product MFSKFTSILQHAVEALAPSLPLQEDFVYHWKAITHYYIETSDDKAPVTDTNIPSHLEQMLDILTQEEGERESGETGPCMEYLLHHKILETLYTLGKADCPPGMKQQVLTFYTKLLAHIRQPLLPHINVHRPVQKLIRLCGEVLAAPTENEEIQFLCIVCSKLKQDPYLVDFFLENKSKRPDTRTPGGTEVVKENVLAPDTGQSRPEEQADEPQAAAASTSSPSSNHNNGNNYNLVTSLLNLTKSPDGRIVVKACEGLMLLVSLPEPAAAKCLTENTELCELLTDRLVSFYKALPQSMDPLDIETVESVNWGLDVYNLKEDAAVFTGKRALISFLSWLDYCDQLIKEAQKSAAAVMAKAVREKFFVSVMEPQLMQTSEVGILTSTALLNRIIRQVTSEALLQEMIYFLLGEEREPETQATMARNPLRHRLIEHCDHLSDEISIMTLRLFEHLIQKPSQHILHSLLLRSLEERNYLENKPQEEREPLENGQPHDAVDLEEDPLFGDDLSPDSRLSGSDWLSSSPPQSPDHSKCDGKTEVHKIVNSFLCLVPDEAKSSYHVEGTGYDTYLRDAHRQFRDYCGVCQRWDWRGNPKPLEKCNLDSPFFEGHFLKVLFDRMGRILDQPYDVNLQVTAVLSKLSMFPHPHLHEYLLDPYINLAPGCRSLFSVIVRVVGDLMLRIQRIPDFTPKLLLVRKRLLGLEPEGINIDHMTLLEGVIVLEEFCKELAAIAFVKYHAAAAASP
- the fhip2a gene encoding protein FAM160B1 isoform X2, yielding MPGSLHETSNLDRGGNNRKKKIEEFSRSSREKLVQSKNKMFSKFTSILQHAVEALAPSLPLQEDFVYHWKAITHYYIETSDDKAPVTDTNIPSHLEQMLDILTQEEGERESGETGPCMEYLLHHKILETLYTLGKADCPPGMKQQVLTFYTKLLAHIRQPLLPHINVHRPVQKLIRLCGEVLAAPTENEEIQFLCIVCSKLKQDPYLVDFFLENKSKRPDTRTPGGTEVVKENVLAPDTGQSRPEEQADEPQAAAASTSSPSSNHNNGNNYNLVTSLLNLTKSPDGRIVVKACEGLMLLVSLPEPAAAKCLTENTELCELLTDRLVSFYKALPQSMDPLDIETVESVNWGLDVYNLKEDAAVFTGKRALISFLSWLDYCDQLIKEAQKSAAAVMAKAVREKFFVSVMEPQLMQTSEVGILTSTALLNRIIRQVTSEALLQEMIYFLLGEEREPETQATMARNPLRHRLIEHCDHLSDEISIMTLRLFEHLIQKPSQHILHSLLLRSLEERNYLENKPQEEREPLENGQPHDAVDLEEDPLFGDDLSPDSRLSGSDWLSSSPPQSPDHSKCDGKTEVHKIVNSFLCLVPDEAKSSYHVEGTGYDTYLRDAHRQFRDYCGVCQRWDWRGNPKPLEKCNLDSPFFEGHFLKVLFDRMGRILDQPYDVNLQVTAVLSKLSMFPHPHLHEYLLDPYINLAPGCRSLFSVIVRVVGDLMLRIQRIPDFTPKLLLVRKRLLGLEPEGINIDHMTLLEGVIVLEEFCKELAAIAFVKYHAAAAASP
- the fhip2a gene encoding protein FAM160B1 isoform X3, yielding MKQQVLTFYTKLLAHIRQPLLPHINVHRPVQKLIRLCGEVLAAPTENEEIQFLCIVCSKLKQDPYLVDFFLENKSKRPDTRTPGGTEVVKENVLAPDTGQSRPEEQADEPQAAAASTSSPSSNHNNGNNYNLVTSLLNLTKSPDGRIVVKACEGLMLLVSLPEPAAAKCLTENTELCELLTDRLVSFYKALPQSMDPLDIETVESVNWGLDVYNLKEDAAVFTGKRALISFLSWLDYCDQLIKEAQKSAAAVMAKAVREKFFVSVMEPQLMQTSEVGILTSTALLNRIIRQVTSEALLQEMIYFLLGEEREPETQATMARNPLRHRLIEHCDHLSDEISIMTLRLFEHLIQKPSQHILHSLLLRSLEERNYLENKPQEEREPLENGQPHDAVDLEEDPLFGDDLSPDSRLSGSDWLSSSPPQSPDHSKCDGKTEVHKIVNSFLCLVPDEAKSSYHVEGTGYDTYLRDAHRQFRDYCGVCQRWDWRGNPKPLEKCNLDSPFFEGHFLKVLFDRMGRILDQPYDVNLQVTAVLSKLSMFPHPHLHEYLLDPYINLAPGCRSLFSVIVRVVGDLMLRIQRIPDFTPKLLLVRKRLLGLEPEGINIDHMTLLEGVIVLEEFCKELAAIAFVKYHAAAAASP